One part of the Anopheles coustani chromosome 2, idAnoCousDA_361_x.2, whole genome shotgun sequence genome encodes these proteins:
- the LOC131262899 gene encoding cytochrome c oxidase subunit 6C-like: MSEVAPRIPKPVLRGLHNATIKRNLIVSSVLCTIAVVAMKVMHNDPKVRDYAEFYKTYDANKAFQRMKDAGLLQSVKD; this comes from the exons ATGTCCGAAGTCGCACCAAGAATCCCGAAGCCGGTTCTCCGTGGTCTCCACAATGCCACCATCAAGCGCAACCTGATCGTGTCGAGCGTTCTCTGCACGATTGCCGTCGTTGCAATGAAGGTGATGCACAACGATCCCAAAGTGCGTGACTATGCCGAATTCTACAA GACCTATGACGCAAACAAGGCTTTCCAGCGCATGAAGGATGCTGGTCTCCTGCAATCGGTCAAGGATTAA
- the LOC131262896 gene encoding fidgetin-like protein 1, whose protein sequence is MDNTAPTPADFFSILSKANEFEKHTKKPEAVDDMRNLNFQLYAGSWAIGDERISAHILSEGLQRYQNAMIDPEGVNNYCEDVIELLNTQPPDTADDDYELTESTLGDPLSYLSKDDGSCRGQFENCSADEISIETLSSIFPKKSTLQTSKKTIDAVPSVESQKQPRMADTSTGNGNNYSAIQEISRRVFPSTSSAFIPKAPVSKPTPKPPSNTYSSNVPCEQDTSATSSYQSSFRTAKDELQIQNLKKYGSTNPPGKAPLFAYGRKSLGGRRTLGSKFVCPVRPDNDEHQGGSSGANPSLYRAQNNGQGSSNEDSQEEEIDERLKNIDPKMVELIRSEIMDRFQPLSWDDIAGLDYAKTIIKEAVVWPILRPDIFTGLRKPPRGILLFGPPGTGKTLIGKCIASQSKSTFFSISASSLTSKWIGDGEKMVRALFAVAAVHQPAVVFIDEIDSLLCQRSDTEHESSRRLKTEFLVQLDGAATAEDERILIVGATNRPQELDEAARRRLVKRLYIPLPDCVARIQILVRLLEQERNSMTKEEITKIGSLTEGFSGADMKVLCHEASMGPIRSIPFDQLGDIAKDQVRPICYDDFRLALTKVKASVSPADLHQYVVWDQTYGAGAT, encoded by the exons atggatAATACTGCGCCGACTCCAGCCGATTTCTTTTCGATTCTAAGCAAAGCAAATGAATTTGAGAAACATACCAAGAAGCCAGAGGCAGTGGATGATAtgcgaaatttaaattttcaactcTACGCAGGATCGTGGGCCAT CGGCGACGAACGAATATCAGCACACATTTTGAGCGAAGGCTTGCAACGGTACCAGAATGCTATGATCGATCCGGAAGGAGTGAATAACTACTGCGAGGATGTTATAGAACTACTCAATACGCAACCTCCCGATACGGCCGATGACGACTATGAACTAACTGAAAGTACCCTGGGCGATCCATTGAGCTACCTTAGTAAAGACGATGGTAGCTGCAGAGGACAATTTGAAAACTGTTCCGCAGATGAGATTTCCATTGAAACATTATCAAGTATATTTCCCAAGAAGAGCACGCTGCAGACAAGCAAAAAGACCATCGACGCTGTACCTAGTGTTGAATCGCAGAAGCAACCGCGAATGGCGGACACATCCACCGGTAATGGAAACAATTATTCGGCGATACAAGAAATTTCCCGACGGGTATTTCCCAGTACCAGTTCTGCGTTCATTCCCAAGGCACCGGTTTCAAAACCGACACCTAAACCTCCATCGAACACATACAGCAGCAACGTTCCCTGTGAGCAGGACACTTCGGCCACTTCTTCCTATCAGAGCAGTTTTCGCACGGCAAAAGACGAACTACAGATACAAAACCTGAAG AAATACGGTTCCACCAATCCACCCGGTAAAGCTCCACTGTTTGCCTACGGCCGCAAATCACTCGGAGGACGGCGTACACTGGGCAGCAAGTTTGTTTGTCCAGTGCGTCCCGACAATGATGAACATCAAGGTGGCTCAAGCGGTGCGAATCCATCGCTCTATCGCGCGCAAAATAATGGCCAGGGTAGCAGCAACGAGGACAGCCAAGAGGAAGAGATTGACGAACGATTGAAAAACATCGATCCGAAAATGGTCGAACTAATTCGTAGCGAAATTATGGATCGATTCCAACCCTTATCGTGGGACGACATAGCCGGATTGGACTACGCAAAAACAATCATCAAAGAGGCCGTTGTGTGGCCGATTCTACGTCCCGATATATTCACCGGGCTACGGAAACCTCCACGCGGAATACTTCTGTTCGGTCCACCCGGCACCGGTAAAACATTGATCGGCAAGTGCATTGCATCGCAATCGAAGTCTACTTTCTTCAGCATAAGCGCCTCTTCGCTCACATCCAAGTGGATCGGTGATGGGGAGAAAATGGTGCGCGCTTTATTTGCCGTGGCCGCCGTTCATCAACCGGCCGTCGTATTTATCGATGAAATAGATTCCCTGCTCTGTCAGCGATCGGATACGGAGCATGAAAGTTCACGGCGCTTGAAGACAGAGTTTTTGGTGCAACTGGATGGTGCCGCAACGGCCGAAGATGAACGTATTCTCATCGTCGGAGCTACGAATAGGCCCCAAGAGCTAGACGAAGCTGCGCGGCGACGTTTAGTCAAGCGACTCTACATTCCACTGCCAGATTGTGTGGCACGCATTCAAATACTGGTTCGCCTACTTGAGCAGGAGCGGAATAGTATGACGAAAGAGGAAATTACAAAAATCGGAAGTCTTACCGAAGGATTTTCTGGGGCCGATATGAAAGTCCTCTGCCATGAGGCGTCCATGGGGCCGATTCGATCGATACCGTTCGATCAGCTGGGAGATATCGCAAAGGACCAGGTACGGCCAATTTGTTACGATGATTTTAGGCTCGCCCTGACGAAGGTTAAAGCAAGTGTATCTCCCGCGGATTTGCATCAATATGTCGTGTGGGATCAAACATACGGTGCTGGGGCAACATAG